Proteins from one Impatiens glandulifera chromosome 2, dImpGla2.1, whole genome shotgun sequence genomic window:
- the LOC124924311 gene encoding 2-hydroxy-6-oxononadienedioate/2-hydroxy-6-oxononatrienedioate hydrolase, whose product MTTYSCLSLVSLYEGYLRRGFAGAGLSRKTIDIDVETTMEYWGPTNTIAPKPALVMIHGFGPETIWQWQRQVMFFRREFDLYFPNLVFFGNSTTNSRRRSEIFQAECVVKLMEKLGVQKFSIMGTSYGGFVSYMIASQWPEKIEKVVISSSGVNMRLKDNINVMKKAKVESIEEILLPTTVPRLRTMLSLVSVAKIHVPNFILKELINKLFLQNRKEKIELLRGSTIGKDDTVNVSPIRQEVLIVWGDKDNIFSLDLAHELKELLGEKARIEVIKNTSHIPQIENPQAFNNIVYQFLHAI is encoded by the exons ATGACCACATATTCTTGTCTGAGTCTTGTTTCACTGTACGAAGGGTATCTCCGGCGAGGTTTCGCCGGAGCCGGCCTGTCCCGCAAGACAATTGACATTGACGTTGAGACCACAATGGAGTATTGGGGTCCCACGAATACGATCGCTCCAAAGCCGGCATTGGTTATGATCCACGGATTTGGGCCGGAGACCATCTGGCAGTGGCAACGGCAGGTGATGTTTTTCCGGCGGGAATTTGACTTATACTTTCCCAATCTCGTCTTCTTCGGTAACTCCACCACCAACTCACGGCGGCGCTCTGAGATCTTTCAA GCGGAATGTGTAGTAAAGTTAATGGAGAAGTTAGGTGTGCAAAAGTTCTCAATAATGGGAACAAGCTACGGTGGTTTCGTGTCATACATGATCGCATCACAATGGCCAGAGAAAATAGAAAAGGTTGTAATTTCAAGTTCAGGCGTGAACATGCGCCTCAAAGACAATATCAATGTGATGAAGAAAGCGAAAGTGGAAAGTATCGAAGAAATTCTCTTGCCCACAACAGTGCCCCGGTTGAGGACCATGCTCTCCCTTGTGTCCGTCGCTAAAATCCATGTCCCTAACTTCATCTTGAAGGAACtcataaat AAACTCTTCTTACAAAATAGGAAGGAGAAGATCGAACTATTGCGGGGCTCGACTATAGGAAAGGATGACACGGTAAATGTATCTCCTATTCGTCAG GAGGTGCTCATAGTGTGGGGGGACAAAGACAACATATTTTCTCTAGACTTAGCTCATGAACTAAAAGA GTTGTTAGGAGAGAAGGCAAGAATAGAAGTTATAAAGAACACATCTCACATTCCACAGATTGAAAATCCCCAGGCTTTCaataacattgtttatcaattcTTACATGCCATCTGA